One genomic region from Populus nigra chromosome 8, ddPopNigr1.1, whole genome shotgun sequence encodes:
- the LOC133700803 gene encoding uncharacterized protein At4g17910 isoform X3, with translation MDGSLNPNKHLKEQFVSNLTGSSMLEIAVMSTVVPLLFVLRHSICSSYQTVTPTKKNDHDNAVLGSKKLRNYMATLTVDFLFIVLPMLLIFTVLADWVYIFAIPMMVLVFSVVAAKRFDASNYSGGSLSLRTNVSSYRVLVMIITFLCILAVDFKIFPRRYAKTETYGTSLMDLGVGSFILANALVSRQARSVSSVNWKAAVQSTSPLLLLGFARLLTTRSVDYQVHTGEYGVHWNFFFTLAAVSILTSIINIPPQYSGIFGVAILIGFQYWLSHGLNVYLLSDERGTDILSKNKEGIFSILGYWGLYLVGVQLGYYLFFGNRPATALRTIKWARVRVSFISLVFWLVTVLLDRHVERVSRRMCNLAYVTLVLAENLQVS, from the exons ATGGATGGTTCTCTCAATCCCAACAAGCATCTCAAAGAACA ATTCGTAAGCAATTTGACTGGATCTTCCATGCTCGAAATCGCCGTAATGTCCACTGTTGTCCCT CTTCTCTTTGTTTTGCGACACTCAATCTGCTCCAGTTACCAGACCG TGACACCAACGAAGAAAAACGACCATGACAATGCCGTTTTGGGTTCTAAGAAGCTGAGAAATTACATGGCTACTCTGACCGTGGATTTTCTCTTCATTGTTCTTCCTATGCTTTTAATTTTCACT GTTCTAGCAGACTGGGTTTATATATTTGCGATCCCAATGATGGTATTGGTTTTCTCTGTTGTAGCAGCTAAAAG GTTTGATGCTTCGAATTATTCAGGAGGGTCACTCTCTCTTAGGACAAATGTTTCCTCGTACAGGGTTCTTGTG ATGATCATAACGTTCTTGTGTATCTTGGCTGTTGACTTCAAAATTTTTCCAAGAAGATATGCCAAGACCGAGACCTACGGTACTAGTTTG ATGGATCTCGGGGTGGGCTCCTTTATTCTTGCGAATGCACTAGTTTCACGGCAAGCACGGAGTGTCTCATCAGT GAATTGGAAGGCTGCAGTCCAATCCACGAGCCCTCTGCTACTGCTAGGGTTTGCTCGGCTTCTTACTACAAGAAGTGTAGACTATCAG GTTCATACAGGGGAATATGGAGTACACTGGAATTTCTTTTTCACTCTAGCAGCTGTATCAATCCTTACATCCATAATTAACATCCCGCCGCAATATTCAGGAATTTTTGGTGTAGCAATTCTTATTG GTTTTCAATATTGGTTGAGTCATGGATTAAATGTGTACCTCCTTTCTGATGAAAGGGGTACAGATATCTTGAGCAAAAATAAGGAGGGGATATTTAGTATACTAG GGTATTGGGGTTTGTACCTTGTTGGTGTCCAATTGGgatattatcttttctttggAAATCGCCCCGCTACTGCATTGAGAACCATTAAGTGGGCAAGGGTCCGGGTCTCATTTATTTCCCTGGTGTTTTG
- the LOC133701943 gene encoding replication factor C subunit 3-like encodes MSTQPDNSLDHPSDTKDIQCMRKSDENSKRMRTANYEPLMVTAWAASRRSTHSPVAKGERPEVGHTFSWAEKYQPKALKDFICHREKAESIRSTVCRGHYNHCIFEGPPGVGKRTMALAMLRECAGMDITETKEEIREFDLSGSGPISNIPVKIEVSSQLIQIDLSEIRWHATEVILDLLQETYINGQAIIVNEAERLSKDAQLRIKSFLQTYRGHCKVIFCCYDISRLHDLSPLCMVIPLLPPSDELIVEVLHFIAKKQDIELPDQLANNIAEKSKRCLQQAIRSFEATWHSNYPFKEEQLVLTGWEKEIADIATSIIEEQSSKRLFLFRQKLQILLQHNLCPQFTLVEELKRHLDDRIQRQIGVFTQTYNDDNEDLCIERKKMRNQEELFCGQMRTTVAGFMRIEEFVAKFMSFYKYNGIKQG; translated from the exons ATGTCCACGCAACCAGACAATTCTCTTGATCATCCTTCCGACACAAAAGATATTCAATGTATGAGAAAATCAGATGAGAACAGCAAGAGAATGAGGACAGCTAATTATGAGCCATTAATGGTAACAGCATGGGCAGCATCACGTAGAAGCACTCATTCGCCGGTTGCTAAAGGAGAGAGGCCTGAAGTAGGGCATACTTTCAGCTGGGCGGAGAAATATCAGCCCAAGGCTTTGAAGGACTTTATCTGTCACAGGGAGAAGGCTGAATCCATCCGGAGTACG GTATGCCGTGGGCATTACAATCATTGTATATTTGAAGGACCTCCAGGGGTAGGAAAGAGAACGATGGCTCTAGCAATGCTTAGAGAGTGTGCTGGAATGGATATAACTGAG ACAAAGGAGGAAATCAGAGAATTCGATCTG AGTGGAAGCGGGCCAATTTCTAACATTCCTGTCAAAATTGAAGTATCTTCACAGCTCATTCAGATTGATCTATCTGAAATAAGATGGCATGCTACAGAAGTAATTTTGGATCTACTCCAGGAAACATATATAAACGGCCAAG CAATTATTGTAAACGAGGCAGAGCGTCTCTCTAAGGATGCCCAACTCCGAATCAAAAGCTTCCTACAGACTTATAGAGGCCACTGCAAAGTCATCTTCTGCTGCTATGATATTTCCAGGCTCCACGATCTCAGTCCCCTCTGCATGGTTATTCCACTCCTTCCACCTTCAGATGAACTG ATTGTTGAAGTACTGCATTTCATTGCTAAAAAACAAGACATTGAATTACCTGACCAGTTAGCCAACAACATAGCAGAGAAGTCCAAACGTTGCCTTCAGCAAGCCATTCGTTCATTTGAGGCCACCTGGCATTCGAA TTATCCCTTTAAAGAAGAACAACTGGTTTTGACTGGCTGGGAAAAAGAAATTGCAGACATTGCTACAAGTATAATTGAAGAGCAAAGCTCTAAACG GTTGTTTCTTTTCAGACAAAAGCTTCAAATTCTGTTGCAGCACAATTTGTGTccccaattt ACATTAGTGGAAGAACTAAAGAGGCATTTGGATGACCGAATTCAAAGGCAAATCGGAGTCTTTACCCAGACATACAACGATGAT AATGAAGACCTCTgtattgaaagaaagaaaatgagaaaccaAGAAGAGTTATTTTGTGGGCAAATGAGAACAACGGTTGCCGGGTTTATGAGGATAGAAG AATTTGTAGCTAAGTTCATGAGCTTTTACAAGTACAACGGGATAAAACAAGGTTGA